The Paenibacillus wynnii DNA window TACTAGTTAAAAAAACGTTAATGGAGCAGGAGCAAAATGTCTACCAAAGAAGAAATCATGAATTCACTAAAGAATGAAATTCTTACCCTGGCGCTAAAGCCCGGCACAATACTGAGTGAGACCGTCTTGTCCGAACGCTTTCAAATCTCAAGAACCCCATTGCGTGATGTGCTGAAACAACTCAGTCTTGAATCCTATACCGATATCTATCCTAAAAAAGGAAATCTGGTTTCATTTATTGATCTAGAGTCTGTTGAACAGATTATTTATTTGAGAAGTGTTTTGGAAAAAGAGATTATAAAGTATCTTTCCACCCATCTCTTACTCAAAGGTATGCATGAACTTAAGGAGATATTGGATAAGCAGCAAGCCGTCATCCATCAAGAAGATGCTGCGGAACAATTCCTTAACCTGGATGATGAATTTCACAAGACCCTGTTCAAACTTGCCGGGCGGGAATTCCTGTGGAATTTAATTCAGCAATCCAATGTGCATTATGTAAGATATCGCAGGCTGCATATGCTTAGGAAGGAAAAACTCGAGGCCATTTACAAAGAACATCAAAGTATTCTCGAATATATGATGAACAAGGAAACTGATAAAATCGATGAGCTGATCCATCACCATCTGCGGGAAGATATTAATACGTTGTATTTGCAAGAGAATTTCTCTGAATATATCAAAGCTTAGATCTCGTATGATTCTCGAGTCATCCGAATCTTGGCGAATAAATGTCGTCTTTTTATGGTACATCGTTGCCTGGGCATCATTTCCCTTCAGCGGGGCATGAAGACCAACTTGCCCATCAATAAAGACCATGTTATAATACTGAACGAACGTTCGGTATACTTTATCAACTGGAGTGATAGACATGAACCAGAAACAGCTACAAAGTGAACAGACTAAGAAAAAAGTTGCGGGAGCATCCCGAGCACTGTTTGTTCAAAAGGGCTATAAAGCTACCTCAATCGAAGATATTGTAGGTGCGACTGGAAGCAGTAAGGGCAATATCTACTACCACTTCAAAAGCAAGGAAGGTCTGTTTCTTTATTTAATCGAAGAGTGGGACCGCGAATGGAGCCTTAACTGGGAGCAAAGCGAGCACCTCTATAAGACATCTGTAGAGAAGCTCTACGGTATGGCCGAACACCTGGCCAACGACGATTTGAACCATCCGCTAACTAAGGCTGCCGATGAGTTTTTCCATCATGAAGAGAAAACCTCTGAGGTAGAATCCAGAATGAACGAAATGATGACTGGACATCTGGAATTCAATCGGAAACTGCTGCAAGAAGGAATGGATCACGGCGAATTTGTCCCGAATGATGCTGAACGTCTTGCTTATATACTGGAAGCTCTCTTTTTCGGGGCGAATCAATTATCACGGCGAACCCATACTCCCGAAAAGACACGGGCACTTTATAAAGATGCAATTACAGTCTTTTTAAATGGTGTTGCCTTTAAATAAAGAGCACTTTGAAGTGAAGTCCTAAGCTGCTCTACGTTCAATAGAGTTGAATACAAAACGAACGTTCAGTATTATATAATGTGGAGGCTCAAAAAATGTCGTTACTTCTTAGAAATCGTGGGGCCTTGGCTATTCTCATGCTTAATATCTTCATTATTTTCACTGGGATTGGGCTGATCATTCCGATTATGCCCAGTTATATGAATCTGCTTCATATTAATGGAAGCCTGCTTGGTCTCTTGGTAGCGGCTTTCTCGATTACACAACTCTTGTTCTCGGCGATTGCTGGGCGACTTTCCGACTCTATCGGCCGCAAAAAGATTATTTTAGCCGGTATGCTGCTATTTGCCCTCTCGGAATGGATGTTCGGCGCCGTTAGTTCGATACCTCTCCTCTTTCTAGCCAGAATGTTGGGCGGTGTCAGCGCCGCACTTGTCATGCCCGCCGTCATGGCCTATACGGCCGATATCACAAGTGACGAAGAACGCGGCAAAGGGATGGGCTTTATTAATGCGGCCATTACCACCGGCTTCATTATCGGCCCAGGAATTGGCGGATATCTGGCGGAATTCGGTGTTCGGGTTCCCTTCTACGTAGCCGCGGTAGGTGGATTACTTGCCATGACGGTTACCGCTTTATTTCTCCCCCAAGTTTCGAAGACCGGGCATACCAAGGATATGAATGCTACGGACAACCAAGCACAATCCGGTCTGCTACGGCAGCTTGCCAGTTCCTTTCATGCTCCTTATTTTATCAGCCTGATCGTCGTCTTTATCGCTTCCTTCGGTCTAGCGAACTTTGAAACCGTCTTTGGTCTCTTCGTCGATCATAAATTTGGCTTTACGCCAAAGGATATCGCCTTCATCATTACATTCGGTTCGATCTCCGGGGCCATCGTTCAGGTTACCATTTTTGGTTGGATTATTAATCGCTTCGGAGAGAAAAAAGTCATCACGGTTAGCCTCTTTATTTCCGCTCTCTTCATCTTCCTAGCGGTGTTCGCCAACACCTTTTGGTTAATCGTTGCCGTCACATTCGTTTTATTTCTCTCGATTGATATTCTGCGCCCCGCTATCGGCACACAGATGTCCAAATTCGCCGATAATCAACAGGGCTATGTAGCAGGGCTAAATTCAGCTTTTACCAGCTTGGGTAACATTGTGGGTCCCTTGATAGCGGGAGTACTATTTGACTTCAATATCTCCTATCCATATCTAGTGGCTGCAATCATTCTAATATTTGGATTCCTGATTTCCTTTAAATCGAAAGAGGTTCCTTACAATCAATATTAAATAGCTTCTAATCCACGTGATACTGCTGGCTTTATCTCAAAATTGGGGGTTGACCAAGAGGCTTGCCTAACCTAAAAGAGAGAACCCGTTCGTATACGGACAGAGCCAAATCCCCCATCCGCGGGCGATTCAATTGCACTTTTACATCTCATTTGGCGGAATCCATCATCCGAGGGCCATTCGACGGATTTCTTTGCTATAACGTTAGGTTGCATTTACCGTGTCTACTTATTAGTCTAGTTCATACAGTCCGCAGCACAGAGGTGTGAAGTGTAGAAGCTGGCGATCTTTATCCTCTACCCATGGTGTAGGGTATTTCAGCAATCACTAGATAAACAAAATGGATGTGATATCCCCGTATAACGGGCAGATACCACATCCATTTTAATAGTATCATATGAATTTGAATTAACCTTTAACCGAGCCGACGGGAAGTCTTTGCTGAAGGTTCTACAACGGAATTATCCCGGACAAAAAGATTATTGTTATCAGCGGGCATTCCGATTTTCAATATATGCAAGAAGCTATAACCGCCAAGGTCGTTGATTATTTATTGAAGCCTTTCAGCAGAGAAGAAATCCAGCTTGCCGTGAAGAAAGCTGTCAGTGCTATAGATAATGAACAATCGCTTCAGAAGGAAAATATACTTAAAGATCTAGAGAAAGAATCGAACAGTTCCCATGCAGATCTGCAGACACTTCTCAATCTTATATTAGGTGTTCACCAGCAGCCAATCAGGAAACCATCATAGCAATTGAACCGCCGGCGGACGATAACCGATTATGGTCTCTATTACCATTTCAGTTTGGACAATCAGGCATCCGATGTTCTATTATGGGATCGAGTGCCTGATCTGCTCTTTTTTCTGGAATCTGGAAATACACCCAAGGTAGTTGAGCTTATCCATGACTTCTTTGCCTTCTATATTCGCCAGCCTACAGTGACCATATCCCAGCTGAAGGACCAGTCTCGGTCCATCATTGTTGAGGTAAAAAACTAATTTCAGTCTATTTTCCCGTTCAGGACAATGAAACTTCCTCTATATATATTGTACTTGAGATTTACTCTTAGGGAGTGTGGTAGCAACTACGGTAAATGTGTACTTCGAACTCCCAACCACAAGCAGCCATACGGAGGTGTTCATGTAGGACAACGCGGGAAGAACGACTCAACAGATTGGAATGATGTTCTCGAGTAACGGATTATTACAAGTTTGTTTTAGATCCAGTTTGCTACCAGGAGTCTGAATCCGTGGCAAATAAAATTTAGAGGGAAAATCCCCCTGTAAATCACATATAAAACCTTGTAATCAGCATTTTGAGGGAATTATTACCTCTAAATGCAAGAGAATTACCCACATGGAGGCTTTTTGAGGCTAAAACCTAAATGTAGAGGAAATTATTACCACTAAATAACTCGATAGGGGATTCAAACCCTAAATTAGTAGGAAAAATTCCTACTAAATAAGCTGAACAAATTTGGAACTGTAGGCGCGATACCAACTGCCCGAAAGCTTTCCGTAGGAAAGATCGCTCTGAAAGCATGAGCTGTATCCGGATTTCAAACGCTATAAACCGGGTTAAATCTAAGAAAATCTTACGACAACAGCGGCCGGAAATCCAAATCTTTACTGTAGTGACGCCTGAGCCTTATGTTAATATCTTAAGTTCATCCTATATTGTTTAGAATCGGTTCTAAATGTATCCTTTGATTTGGAAGAACTTCAGAACTATTTTCAGTTTTATTTTTTATTAATCCGAGCTACCTGAGTTTTTTATTCAAAGAAAAGACCGGAGAGAATTTAACGGACTACATTAATAAGGAACGGATTGAACAGGCTAAGCTGCTATTAAAAAACAGCAATGACAAGGTGTATAAAGTGGCCAAGGCTCTTGGTTATGATAATCCCAAATACTTCTTTAAACTGTTCAAAAAAGTGACTGGCTTTACACCCGAGAAATATCGCACTACGCACATAAGCAAATCAAACCATAAATGATGGAGAGTTGTTGTATAGCGCGACTCTGGAACTTTAAGAGGCGAGAAATAAAGAAAAGCTGCCACTCCTAATCATTAGGAGATGGCAGCTTTATTCATGTTCGCTTAGCTCGGCTGTGCCTACAGATTCCAGATGCGGTACAAGATGACTGCCGCCTCTGCACGGGTGAGAGTATCGTTCGGTGCAATCTTGTTATTCTTACCAACCACGACTCCAGATTTGACAAGGAACATAGCGCTGTCTCTGGCATAGTCGGAAATGCTCGCTGCGTCAGGATAAGCATCTAACGATCCGCTGGCATTAACAGACTTGCCAACTGCTGCTAACGCACGTACTGTCAGCACCATCATATCTTGACGGGAGATATTGTTGTTGGGTCTGTACGTATTATCTTCAAAGCCCGTAGCAATCCCCATTTCCTTCGCGATGACCAATTCATCATAATAATAATCGGATGTTTGGACATCGCTGAACATGGTTTCATTTTTTCCTGTTTCTTTCAATTCAAGAGCTCTTACGAGAAGTGCGATGAAGTCTGCTCTCTTGATAGAATCTGCAGGAGAGAAGCTGTTGTCGGCGGTTCCTTTGATAACCTCGCGGGCTGCCATAACGTCTATAGCTTGTTTTGCCCAAGATACGTTTTGTAGATCTCCGAAGGTTTTCACATTTGAGGCTATCGCATAGCTGCTGAAGTGTGTCGTTTGGAACACAACCCTTTTAGTTGCCGCTTCATATCGACTGTTCGGAATCGGTGTTGCGTTGCCTTTGCCATCCATGTACCAAACGACGATAAGATCTGGATTGCTAAGCTCCTCTGCTGTCGGTGTGTAAGGAATGGCTACTGTTACAGGCGCAGTAGGGTTGTTCCATTCAATAACCTTGTCGCCTGCTATTACGTTCAGATCAATAACCGGATGGTTTCCAATCCGTTCGCGGGTAGCTGCATCCAAGTTGTCCGTGGAGGCTTTGTCTACTCGAATGGATACCTGCCCAGCATTTTCTGTCGCATTGGACAACATGTTGCTTGGAATTTGAATGGTCGCATATTCGGTCTTTATCCATAGCTCGAAGTTTTCTTTACCTTTCAAGCTTTGAGTCGGCAATTGAACCTCATACCCTTTGGCGTCTGCTTGCTTCGGCACTTCAATTACGATTTGTTTCTTGCCGTTTGCTGCTGGGGTAGCTTGCTCAAGCGCTTTTTCCATGTTGTCATTGGATATCGTGCCTTTCACGCGCCCATTGTCGGACTTCACTTCCAGCTTGATCGTAACAACACCATCCTTGTTAATGCTAAAAGGTGCCGTTGTTGGGACCGGTGTTGCCGTTGTCGTTATCGGTGTTGGTGTTGGTTCCGAACCCGCAGGTTTACCTGTGAGAGTAAGTACGCCGTAAACGGATGTGTCCATATATCCAGTGCCGGTCGTATCGTTCCATGTAGCAACACTTTGACGAGAGCCGTCTTTAGCGTCATTGATCTGTACATCGAAACCGAGCTTTGTATCGTTTGCCGGAGTTACCCATTGAAGTGGAATCTTCACCTCAACCGTATAGTTTGTTCCGGAAATCTGGGTAGCCGATTCGAAGCCTGTTGCATTACTTGACGGTTCAATTGTAGTCTCGTTGTCAAAGTTGACTCTATATTGTCCGTCATCCCCTTGATAGAACGTTGTTCTCGCATGGTTTTGGTCCACGAAGATTTCGACGGAATCCTGTTCATATGCGTTTACGCTACTTTTATTAAGCTGAGCATCGTTAACCTGAATCATAAGATAAAGATAATGATCATCCCAGAGAGCTTTCGCTTCACCGTTAGCGCCTTGCCAAGCCATCTGATAGCGATTAATCGACATTGCAGAAGCTTGGTTCCAAACCGTATCAACAATCCCGTCTACTACAGGCGTTGCATAATTAGCGGTCGACTGATTTGCATTTACAGTATCAGGCGTATGTTCTGCAATAAATTTATTGGGGTCGATTACACCGTAGTAAGCTGTTTTGGCCTGCAGGTTACTATCAAATACCAGTGGATTTTGAGAGGCTCTCCAGCTCGTAGCGTCATTCAGTCCCCAGAATGTCACGCGTGAAATATTAGCTGCGTGAGCCTTGAAGATATTCATCAATTGCGCATATAAATAGCCCTGGGCGTTTGCTTGTTGCTCGGAAATCTGAGAGTTGCTTCCGGCCGTAAGGTCAAGCTCAGATATGCTTACTTCTACGCCCAAGGAAATAAACTTCTCCAAGGATAGTTTTACATTCTCCGGGTTCGTGTTTAGATTGTAGTGCGCTTGCATGCCTACTCCGTCAATAAGGAGTTTGCCAGGGTGTGTCAGCGCATACTTATCATTGATTTCTTTGACCATGCTGTAAATAGCCTGAGCTTTGTTTTGGTTATCCTCGTTATAATCGTTGTAATATAGCTTGATATTCCAATCGGAATGCGCGTCCAGTACTTCTCTTGCAGCCAGGAATGCCTGCTCTACGTAGTCTGTCCCGATGGCACTTTTCCAAGGGGATTGACGCAGCGCTGCTTTCCAATCCGTTGGGTTAGACGGGTTATCGTTCATCACTTCATTAACTACATCCCAGGAGATCACACTGTTGCCGTAATGCTCCATGACCGTTTTGATATGGGTCCGCATATTGTTGAGAGCTTCATCCCGACCCAATGGGATCGTATTGTTGTCAACATCTGTTGTAGTATTGAGCCATACAGGTGTCTGCTGATGCCATACCAGCACATGCCCATGCAACTGAAGTCCTTCAGCCAGAATTTTATCAACAAGCACATCCTCCGAGCTAAAGTCAAAGATGCCTTCCGAAGAATACGCCTGATCCGGTTTCATTGCGTTTTCCGCTGTAACGACATTGTGATGCATCTTAAGAAGATCAAGTCTAAGACCCTCCAGATCTGCCGCCGATACCGCATTTCCGATCAAGAAGTCGTTTTGATAAGCATCTTTAATCGGAGTTAAATCTTTCTGTACGGAGATCGTGCCCGAGCCTGTTTTTTCAAAGCTAATATCATCGATATAGAAAGATGCGGTTGCATTAGAGCTTTCCACATAGATGGTCAAAAATTCGTCGCTTACAGTGGTATAACGGTAGGTTCCTTGTAACTGAACCCAATCATCGCTTGTGCTGATTGTCTTTGATGTAAGGGTATTATAACTTGCACTGGTATTACCAACCTGCGTGGAAAGACTAAGTTGTGAGCTTGCGGGCGAGATCATCTTGACCCAGAACGAAACCTTATATTCGTAGCCCTTATCAACATATTTCTCCACTCGCAATGCCGGCCCATGCCACGTATTGGTTCTGCCCTCTACTTTCAGAGCGTATGCACCGTCGATGGTATGATTCGCTTCATTGGAGGCGGTCAGCGTTTCAGTACCTGCCCTGCCTGCAAAACCGCCTGCCGTTTGATCCTCAAAAGTTACAGTGGTAAAAGGTAAAGCCGGGTCTCTAGATGGCTCTGGTGTTGGTGTTGGGGTTACCGTAGACGCCTTCTCTGTGATCAATACATCACCGAGGTAGAACGGAACTGTCTTCCCGGCATCATTCGATTGAACGCGCAGAGTCGTATCTTTGCTCGTGTCCACGGTAAATTCTTTAATTAAGGTAATTGCTTTGCCTGCTTCATAATTTACGTTTGCCAAAAGGCTATAGCTGCTTATGGTCTGAAGATAAGCTTCTGCGCCGCTAGGCACAGTCACATCAGAATCAACATAAACGGATGCGGTCACCGTATAAGTTTTGCCGTTTACCAGGCCTATGTCGCTGAATTTGAAATCAGCCGCGTCCCAGTTATTTGCTCTGTTGCTTACATATAAAGCTGCGCCGTCAGCATTGCCGGCAAAAACTTTATCGGTGACAGGTGCTAAGCTAGCACTGCCTGCTTGGGTTGCAACGCCTTTGCCACTCGCAAAGCTTTCGTGATAAACCGTTACCGTATCGGATGGTACTGTCGTATCCGGTGCCGGTGCCGGTCCTCCAATCCAATTGGCAATTTCGGATAAGGTTGTGCCCATTTGTACGTAATAACGGCCCATAGCATGGTCACCTTGATCCGGATAACCCACTTTGAAGGAGTACTTGATGCCGTTAGATGCGGCTGCTGCTTGAACATCCGCATTGAAGTGGCCATAAGGGTAAGCCAAAAGAACAGGATCTTTGTTCGTAATTCCTTTAAGATAAGTATTAGCTTGGGCTAATTCGGCCGAAGCTGTTGCCTGTGTCATGATGTTCCATGTATTGTTGGCATGGTTAACCGTATGATTCTGGATACTAATATTCGGGTGGTTTGCCGCCAGATCTTGTAATTGTGCAAGCGACATGCTGTAGGTACCCCCGATCCAGCCGGTAACAATAAATGCAACGGCATTCATTCCGTATTGATCCAGTATCGGAAGAGCGTTGGTAACAAAGTCGGGGGTCCCGTCATCGAATGTGAGCAAGATGGGTTTGGCAGGCGGTGTTGTGACACCGGCTTTAATATTCACATATTGATCCGCAGTCAACGTCGTGTAGCCGTTATCATGAAGATATTTCATGGTGCTTCTGAATTTGTCCACGCTTGTATGTGTCCATTGATCCGTCGCAGTATCGACAATCCTGTGATACAAAATTACGGGAATATCCTGTGCCGCAGCTTCCACAGCCAAACCAAACCAGCCTGACGGAATTAGCAAACCGGCTGCTAGTAAGATCGAGATGACTTGTTTAAGCACTCTACTCATTTGTTACATTCCTCCTCCAATAATTTTCGAAACTTTTCTTACAGTTACACACCTCCATTGCAACCGCTTACATCTATGCTTACACCATTTTACATCTCCGTTCCTATCCACTGACATACTCATATTAAAGGTGTTACCCCCCCCAATTATAGGAATAATACGGATGCAAAAAAAACAGCCTGCCGTTTGGCAAGCTGCTTCGATAATACCTACCACTTAATGGAGTAGGCCCAAATCTCACTTCTTGGTGTTTGTCAAGCTGAAATATTCTGATAAAATCCCCACTAAAACTTGCTTATATTCGTTTTTATCATATGAAGAGTTATCCACTTTTTTCTTGGCTATCTTTATACCGTTAAATATTTCTTCTTCCAATTCCCTTCTTGCCTTTAGAACCTGCAGAGTTCCTTCTAACCCATGGTAACCCTGCTTTTTTCCAAATCCTTGGTTTGTATAATATTCAATAAATCCCTCTGACCATTCTTTAGATCTTTCCTTAACCGTCTTTCTAAAAGAACCATCAAGATCGATCTGTTCTACATAAATCAACAGTGGATTCAGTTTGTCCACAATAGATGCCAGTTCTGCAACATAACTTATGACGTTTTCTTTCTTTGCATCATATTTAATCATCCCCATAGTTACAGGGTTTTGTATAAAACAACAATCAAAAATATAAGTATCTGAGCCATTCAAAACGTTCTCCGTAAACTTCTTCCATCTTTCTGTTATCAGTTTTCTATTTTGATCTAGCGACAATTCATAGACATCATTTTTAACAACTGCATGGAGCAAATCATCTGAAAAGCCTGACCCGTATTCATTTTTTATTTTTCGATATTCTAGGAAGTAATGGTTACCTTCCTTAATGCTCCGATCACTTAACAAATCTCTAAACATTTCATGGGTACTTAATAATTTATCGAATTCATCTTTCTGAAAACAGGCGACTCCATCATAATCAGCAGGGTGTTCCAGATTTCCCTCTAAAAATAGCTGCGATTTAATGTTCATCTCCGTAAGAATTTCATGAACGAGTTGAGCCGTTGTTGTTTTCCCGAATCCTGGTAACCCCTCAATGAAGACTAATTTTGATCTCATAATAAAGTCACTCCATTCACTATTAGGAGGATAAGCAAGAAAGAATCATAGAGTTGCGGTTTTCCAAGAAAATAAAAGCGAATACCATCAGGTATCCGCAGATTGGGTTTATGATACACCTTTCCCTGCTTACCCTGTAAGATTAAAAAAAGCATGCCAAAAAAAATAGTGTATTCACTATTACAGGCACCCTTTCGAATTGTTAATCTTTACAGAGTAGTCCACATGAT harbors:
- a CDS encoding helix-turn-helix domain-containing protein, translated to MNPSYLSFLFKEKTGENLTDYINKERIEQAKLLLKNSNDKVYKVAKALGYDNPKYFFKLFKKVTGFTPEKYRTTHISKSNHK
- a CDS encoding TetR/AcrR family transcriptional regulator, whose amino-acid sequence is MNQKQLQSEQTKKKVAGASRALFVQKGYKATSIEDIVGATGSSKGNIYYHFKSKEGLFLYLIEEWDREWSLNWEQSEHLYKTSVEKLYGMAEHLANDDLNHPLTKAADEFFHHEEKTSEVESRMNEMMTGHLEFNRKLLQEGMDHGEFVPNDAERLAYILEALFFGANQLSRRTHTPEKTRALYKDAITVFLNGVAFK
- a CDS encoding MFS transporter, with translation MSLLLRNRGALAILMLNIFIIFTGIGLIIPIMPSYMNLLHINGSLLGLLVAAFSITQLLFSAIAGRLSDSIGRKKIILAGMLLFALSEWMFGAVSSIPLLFLARMLGGVSAALVMPAVMAYTADITSDEERGKGMGFINAAITTGFIIGPGIGGYLAEFGVRVPFYVAAVGGLLAMTVTALFLPQVSKTGHTKDMNATDNQAQSGLLRQLASSFHAPYFISLIVVFIASFGLANFETVFGLFVDHKFGFTPKDIAFIITFGSISGAIVQVTIFGWIINRFGEKKVITVSLFISALFIFLAVFANTFWLIVAVTFVLFLSIDILRPAIGTQMSKFADNQQGYVAGLNSAFTSLGNIVGPLIAGVLFDFNISYPYLVAAIILIFGFLISFKSKEVPYNQY
- a CDS encoding GntR family transcriptional regulator codes for the protein MSTKEEIMNSLKNEILTLALKPGTILSETVLSERFQISRTPLRDVLKQLSLESYTDIYPKKGNLVSFIDLESVEQIIYLRSVLEKEIIKYLSTHLLLKGMHELKEILDKQQAVIHQEDAAEQFLNLDDEFHKTLFKLAGREFLWNLIQQSNVHYVRYRRLHMLRKEKLEAIYKEHQSILEYMMNKETDKIDELIHHHLREDINTLYLQENFSEYIKA
- a CDS encoding endo-1,4-beta-xylanase, producing the protein MSRVLKQVISILLAAGLLIPSGWFGLAVEAAAQDIPVILYHRIVDTATDQWTHTSVDKFRSTMKYLHDNGYTTLTADQYVNIKAGVTTPPAKPILLTFDDGTPDFVTNALPILDQYGMNAVAFIVTGWIGGTYSMSLAQLQDLAANHPNISIQNHTVNHANNTWNIMTQATASAELAQANTYLKGITNKDPVLLAYPYGHFNADVQAAAASNGIKYSFKVGYPDQGDHAMGRYYVQMGTTLSEIANWIGGPAPAPDTTVPSDTVTVYHESFASGKGVATQAGSASLAPVTDKVFAGNADGAALYVSNRANNWDAADFKFSDIGLVNGKTYTVTASVYVDSDVTVPSGAEAYLQTISSYSLLANVNYEAGKAITLIKEFTVDTSKDTTLRVQSNDAGKTVPFYLGDVLITEKASTVTPTPTPEPSRDPALPFTTVTFEDQTAGGFAGRAGTETLTASNEANHTIDGAYALKVEGRTNTWHGPALRVEKYVDKGYEYKVSFWVKMISPASSQLSLSTQVGNTSASYNTLTSKTISTSDDWVQLQGTYRYTTVSDEFLTIYVESSNATASFYIDDISFEKTGSGTISVQKDLTPIKDAYQNDFLIGNAVSAADLEGLRLDLLKMHHNVVTAENAMKPDQAYSSEGIFDFSSEDVLVDKILAEGLQLHGHVLVWHQQTPVWLNTTTDVDNNTIPLGRDEALNNMRTHIKTVMEHYGNSVISWDVVNEVMNDNPSNPTDWKAALRQSPWKSAIGTDYVEQAFLAAREVLDAHSDWNIKLYYNDYNEDNQNKAQAIYSMVKEINDKYALTHPGKLLIDGVGMQAHYNLNTNPENVKLSLEKFISLGVEVSISELDLTAGSNSQISEQQANAQGYLYAQLMNIFKAHAANISRVTFWGLNDATSWRASQNPLVFDSNLQAKTAYYGVIDPNKFIAEHTPDTVNANQSTANYATPVVDGIVDTVWNQASAMSINRYQMAWQGANGEAKALWDDHYLYLMIQVNDAQLNKSSVNAYEQDSVEIFVDQNHARTTFYQGDDGQYRVNFDNETTIEPSSNATGFESATQISGTNYTVEVKIPLQWVTPANDTKLGFDVQINDAKDGSRQSVATWNDTTGTGYMDTSVYGVLTLTGKPAGSEPTPTPITTTATPVPTTAPFSINKDGVVTIKLEVKSDNGRVKGTISNDNMEKALEQATPAANGKKQIVIEVPKQADAKGYEVQLPTQSLKGKENFELWIKTEYATIQIPSNMLSNATENAGQVSIRVDKASTDNLDAATRERIGNHPVIDLNVIAGDKVIEWNNPTAPVTVAIPYTPTAEELSNPDLIVVWYMDGKGNATPIPNSRYEAATKRVVFQTTHFSSYAIASNVKTFGDLQNVSWAKQAIDVMAAREVIKGTADNSFSPADSIKRADFIALLVRALELKETGKNETMFSDVQTSDYYYDELVIAKEMGIATGFEDNTYRPNNNISRQDMMVLTVRALAAVGKSVNASGSLDAYPDAASISDYARDSAMFLVKSGVVVGKNNKIAPNDTLTRAEAAVILYRIWNL